Proteins encoded by one window of Salvia splendens isolate huo1 chromosome 14, SspV2, whole genome shotgun sequence:
- the LOC121763406 gene encoding uncharacterized protein LOC121763406, whose product MGDGNNHSMWGHLPLLVRASSKESVEYILQALWRTRLTGLDATDRRIFRDILQLSNDSDLDPLLVCLRVLIRRCVYDNVNKDEIHKLFPAEVLPELQRLLTLLLQKFQREWRQDISKDQVILPWLKSMTWNMANQSGEQTELAALHSDAQPGMGERDVKFLLAKDTMEMMLKSMYSTRDELSEPDETPE is encoded by the exons ATGGGAGATGGAAATAATCACAGTATGTGGGGTCATCTACCGCTGCTGGTGAGAGCTAGCTCCAAGGAATCGGTGGAATACATACTCCAAGCTCTCTGGCGTACCCGACTCACCGGTCTCGACGCCACCGACCGCCGAATCTTCCGCGATATTCTTCAACTCTCCAACGACTCCGACCTCGACCCC CTTTTAGTGTGTCTACGAGTATTGATCCGGAGGTGTGTTTATGACAATGTTAATAAAGACGAGATTCATAAATTGTTCCCTGCTGAAGTTCTGCCCGAACTGCAAAGACTATTGACACTTCTACTGCAAAAATTCCAAAGGGAGTGGCGACAGGATATTTCAAAAGACCAG GTCATCTTACCCTGGCTAAAGTCAATGACCTGGAACATGGCAAATCAAAGTGGGGAACAAACAGAGCTGGCTGCA CTTCACAGTGATGCTCAACCAGGTATGGGTGAACGAGATGTTAAGTTCCTATTGGCGAAAGACACTATGGAAATGATGTTGAAGTCCATGTACAGTACACGAGACGAGCTATCTGAACCT GACGAAACACCAGAATGA
- the LOC121763588 gene encoding uncharacterized protein LOC121763588, with translation MILRFKFQRCESILQSGNNCSVRIEKNKSSKGRHGRIKSKATVQNNIVYRCHFCSHQNTMRGTPNGYVKEKCLPKPKPAPGLKKVRESHPSSGNATTTVKCSALLPLDGQDLEENSPATPLSKLELRVREGRGRGRV, from the coding sequence ATGCGAATCTATTCTGCAATCCGGTAACAATTGCAGTGTTCGGATTGAGAAGAACAAGTCGTCAAAAGGGAGGCATGGGCGAATAAAATCAAAGGCTACAGTACAGAACAATATTGTTTACAGATGTCACTTTTGTTCTCATCAAAATACGATGAGAGGAACACCGAATGGCTATGTCAAAGAGAAGTGTCTGCCAAAGCCTAAACCTGCACCGGGCTTAAAGAAGGTGCGGGAGAGCCACCCTAGCTCGGGAAATGCTACAACTACCGTCAAGTGCAGTGCTTTGTTGCCTTTAGATGGACAGGATCTTGAAGAAAACTCTCCGGCCACTCCACTGTCGAAACTCGAGCTTCGAGTAAGAGAAGGAAGAGGACGTGGACGAGTCTGA